A segment of the Bacillus sp. es.034 genome:
TCAGCCCTTTTTACATACATCAGAGATATAGCCCTTTTATTAATATAGTAATGATAAATTCACTGAAAACATTTTAATGATAAGAAAACAAAAAAAGGGCTGGCTTCATCCCATTGAAGCCAACCTTTAACGAGGAGTCGTGTCAATTTCTATTCTAACTCTACCGCAGCACCCCCGTTATCTCAACTTCCGTCTGCAGGGGTATAAAGTTCTCTCAATAAATGAAATGCACGGTTTAGGCGGTTTGGGCTTCATTTCATATATTTATATAATTGTAAGCATAATTCATCATGCATTTATGGATGAAAGTGCATGATATGAAAAAACGGCAGAGAATTCATTCTACCGTCTTTAACCTTATGATTGTAAATCTACCGGTACCACTGCATTTTTTAATTCCTCATTTAAATCAGCAGTGTATTTGTCTTTCTGTTCAGTAGTCCAATTCAACAATTTGGACATCATCTCAATGACTGGTTCCTTCCACTTCTCTACCCACTCACGGTCAAAGAACAAAGCACCCGTCCGTCGAATGAAGAAATCCACAGGCGTTGCTGCCATCTCTTCCTGAATCGCATAAATCAGCTGGGCGTACAAGTATGGAGGGACGGACCTTTCATCTGTTGATCCACTGTATGCATGAGCAAGCTTGAATAGCTGATCCACATTGGAACCGTACATTCCTGCGAGCTTCCTGCCCTCGGACTCTGATAACCCATATTGAAGGGCTTCTCCTGCCTTTTGGTCAATGAATGATTGGAAATTCTTCGAGCCTCCTACATGACCGCCGGATATCGGCATATGCTTCGTCGCAGATGCAGGGAATTTCTGCTTATGTTCTTCTTTTAAACGTTTAGATACAAGGTCAACGACATGTTCCCCCATCTTGCGGTACCCTGTCAGCTTACCGCCGGCAATGGTGATCAGTCCGCTTTCTGCTTCCCAGACTTCATCTTTACGAGAGATTTCAGAAGGATCCTTCCCTTTTTCAAATATCAATGGACGCACGCCTGCCCAGCTGGATTCCACATCGTCTATGCCTACTGTCACATCGGGAAACATGAAGTGAATCGCATTCAAAATATAATCTCTGTCTTCTGATGTCATGTGAGGGGATGCTTTCTCAGAGTCAAAGAATGTATCCGTTGTCCCTACATAAGCTTTCCCGTCACGAGGAATTGCGAAAACCATCCGTCCATCCGGTGTATCAAAATAAACGGCTTGTTGAAGAGGGAATTTGCTTTGATCGATGACAAGGTGGACTCCCTTGGTCAGGCGGAGTTGTTTATTATTCGTACTGTAATCCTTACCACGGACATCATCGACCCAAGGACCGGCAGCGTTGACGATCTTTGATCCGCGAATGTCAATCGTTTCCCCTGATACCAGGTCTTCTGCTT
Coding sequences within it:
- a CDS encoding glycerol-3-phosphate dehydrogenase/oxidase, which produces MTFSSTAREEVKHTLSSNQFDLIVIGGGITGAGIALDASKRGMKVALVEMQDFAAGTSSRSTKLVHGGLRYLKQFEVKMVAEVGKEREIVYENGPHVTTPEWMLLPLHKGGTFGKFSTSIGLKVYDYLAGVKRSERRSMLSVSETLTKEPLVKKDGLKGGGYYVEYRTDDARLTIEVMKEAVAHGATVLNYIKSQRFLYDNKKVVGIEAEDLVSGETIDIRGSKIVNAAGPWVDDVRGKDYSTNNKQLRLTKGVHLVIDQSKFPLQQAVYFDTPDGRMVFAIPRDGKAYVGTTDTFFDSEKASPHMTSEDRDYILNAIHFMFPDVTVGIDDVESSWAGVRPLIFEKGKDPSEISRKDEVWEAESGLITIAGGKLTGYRKMGEHVVDLVSKRLKEEHKQKFPASATKHMPISGGHVGGSKNFQSFIDQKAGEALQYGLSESEGRKLAGMYGSNVDQLFKLAHAYSGSTDERSVPPYLYAQLIYAIQEEMAATPVDFFIRRTGALFFDREWVEKWKEPVIEMMSKLLNWTTEQKDKYTADLNEELKNAVVPVDLQS